The genomic interval GTAGTCGGTCTGGCCGCCGGTCATGACAGTCAGTAGGGCAGCCGCTTGGGTGACGGTCCTGGTCATCGGACCGGCGGTGTCCTGGGAGTGCGAGATAGGGACGATGCCCTGCTGTGGGACCAGCCCGACGGTGGGCTTCAGACCGACGATGCCGTTCAGTGCGGCCGGGCAGACGATCGAGCCGTTGGTCTCGGTGCCGATCGCGTACTCCGCGAGTCCGGCGGCCACCGCGGCACCGGAGCCGCTCGAGGAACCGCCGGCGGAGCGGTTCAGGGCGTACGGGTTACGGGTGAGGCCGCCGTACGCGCTCCAGCCGGAGGAGGACGCCGAGCCGCGGAAGTTGGCCCACTCGCTCAGATTGGTCTTGCCCAGGATCACGCAGCCCGCGTCCCGGAGCCGGCGTACCAGTGGGGCGTCGTCCGGCGGCGGTGGCTGGTCGGCCAGCGCCAGCGAGCCGGCTGTGGTCGGCAGGTCGGCGGTGTCGATGTTGTCCTTGACCAGGACCGGTACGCCGTGCAGCGGGCCGCGGACACGCCCTTCGTCACGCTCGGTGTCGAGTCGGGCGGCTTCGGTGAGAGCGGCGGGGTTGGGTGTGCAGACGGCGTTGACCAGCGGGTCCACCTCACGAATCCGCCCCTGCAGCTCCTCCACCAGCGCCACGCTGGAGAGAGTTGAGCTCACAGGAAAGATCCTGCCAGAGTTGGTGACACCCGGCCGTCCGCGAACGACACGCTCCGTGTCGTGTCACGGGTGAATGACATCGCTGTTGTTCAACACGTACAGTGGAGCGCGGACGGACGATCACCGACCGCACAGGAGTTACCAGCAGATGGACAGCGCCAACGCCAGCTCTTCCGGCCCCGCCGAAGCTGCGCCGCCGGCGATTGCCGGACTCTCCGAACGGGACGGCCAGATCCTGGCCTTCGAGCGCCACTGGTGGAAGTACGCCGGCGCGAAGGAGCAGGCGATCCGGGACCAGTTCCAGATGTCGGCGACCCGGTACTACCAGGTGCTCAACGCGCTCATCGACCGCCCCGAGGCCCTCGCGCACGACCCGCTGCTGGTCAAGCGCCTGCGCCGCCTCCGTGCCGCCCGCCAGCGCGCCCGCTCCGCACGCCGACTGGGCATCGAGGTCTGACCATGTCCCGCCGCCCCCGTGGCGACCAAGGACAAGTGCTGTCCTCTCTCGTCGCCGTGGCTGCAGTCGTCGCGATCGTGGCCGGTCTGCTGGTGCTGTTCGGGACACGCGGGCACGACAGCAAGGCCGACGAGCCGTCCGGCGCTGCGGCGAAGCCGAGCAGCAAGCCGTCGACCAAACCGTCGTCCGGACCGTCGACGATCGCTGCGAGCATCCCGCGGCCGTCGGAGTCGACCACGCCGCCCAAGGTGACCCCGTCCACGGCGCCGAGCAGTCAGCCACCGTCCACCGCGCCCACTGAGCCGCCGTCTTCCGCGCCCACCGAGCCGCCGCAGACGACTCAGCCGGTGACGATCCCGGTGGAGGAGCGGCCGGCGATCGAGGTGTACAACAACACGCCGCGCAAGGGCCTGGCCGACGAGGTCGCCGGACGCGCCCGGCAGGCAGGCTGGACGGTGGCCGGCTCGCCGGACAACTGGCACGGCAAGGTCGCCGAAAGCACGGTCTACTACCCGCCGGGCATGCTCGACGCCGCGAACCAGCTCGCCCACGACATCGGCGTCGGCCGGAGCAAGGGTGCGCTCGACAACATGAAGAAGGATCGCCTGACCGTGATCCTCACCTCGGACTACACCGGATGAGCACTCCGGTCATCCAGACCGACGCCGGACGTGCAGGCTGGGAAGCCATCGTCGCCGATCCGGCCACCGCAGTGATCTCATCCGACTTCGACGGCGTACTGTCGCCGCTCGTCGAGGACCCGGCCCGAGCCCGACCGGTCGAGGGCGCGCTCGACGCGCTGGCCCGGCTGGCTCGGTCGGTCGGACAGGTGGCGATCGTGACCGGTCGCCCCGCACTGGTGGCGACGGAGCTGTCGGGAGTCACCGCTCACCCCGGCTTGGGTGGGCTCGTGGTGCTCGGCCACTACGGGCTGGAGCGGTGGGACGCCGAGACCGGCAAGGTGACGACCGCTCCGGTGCCGGAGGGCGTCGCGACGGCTCGCGGCCGGTTGCCCGGTCTGCTCAGCGAGGCCGGCCTACCGGATGCGTTCGTGGAGGACAAGGAAAGCTCGCTGGCTGTGCACACACGCCGGCTCGACGATCCGGCCGGGGCGTTCGAGCTGCTCCGCGGACCGATGACAGCGCTGGCCGAGGAGACCGAGCTGCGGCTGGAGCCGGGCAACCTCGTCCTCGAGCTGCGGCCACCGGGCATCGACAAGGGCGTCGCGATCCGCAGCCTGATCGAGTCGGCCGGGGCGCTGTCGATCCTGTACGCCGGGGACGACCTGGGCGATCTCGCCGCGTTCCGGGCGATCGACGCACAGCGTGCAGGCGGGCTGAACGCAGTACTGCTGGCCACCCGGTCGTCGAACGCGACCGAGCTGATCGACGCCGCGGACGTCGTGGTCGACGACCCGAGCGGTGTGGTGACCGTCCTCACGGCTCTTTCGGACGCGATCGCAGCACACTGAACGCCTGCGTCACGGTCTTGCCGAGCGGCTGGATCGGGTGTTCGACGTACCCGCCCTCCTTCAGGTCGGCGAGCCGCTCGAACGGATTCCGCGACGCCGGGTCACCTGTGAGCAGGAACGAGATCACCACCCCGACGACGTACAACGGCAGCATCGGCAGCCCGATCAGGCAGAAGTACTGCCACGAATGCCGCTCCTCATGCCGCACCAGCGCCGGATCGTCGAAGTACTCCCGCTCATGCTTGCTGAGCACCACGTTCCCGATCGTGAACGCCCCCGCCACCGGGAACCCGAGCTTGTAGCCGTTCGCGAAGAACAGTCCGCGCGGGCCGCGGGTAAATGTCGCGCGGCCGAGGACGCCGACGAAGGCGCCGGCCGGCGTGGACAGATTGAGGAAATTCCCCACGAGTTTGACCCACTGCCAGGCCGTCATGTCGCCCAGTATGCGGTTCTGTCGGTGGGGTGGGTAAGACTTGGTGGGTGAGTTCGGTGGTGCGGGTTTGGCGGGCGGGGCGGGTGGTGGATCCGCATTCGGTGATCGGGGGGTTACGCAAGGGGCCGGGCGATCCGGCCTATGTGTTCGATGCGGCGCGGCGGACGGTGTGGCGGGCTACGCGGACGCCGGACGGGCCGGTGCTGTTGCGGGTGGCGCCGTGCGCCGGGGGTGTGGAGGCCGAGGCGTGGGGAGCGGGGGCGGAGTGGGCGCTCGACGGGGTGCCTGAGCTGCTCGGAGATCGCGACAGCTGGGACGGGTTCGAGCCGTTGCCGGAGCATCAGGCGTTGGTGGATGCGGCGCGGCGGTTTCCGGATGTGCGGGTGCCGCGGACGCGAGCGGTGTTCGAGGCCATGGCGGCCGCCGGGATCGAGCAGGTCGTCACCGGCAAGGAGGCGTTCCGGGCCTGGCGGGTGCTGCTGCGCGAGTACGGCGAACCGGCGCCGGGTCCGACCGGTCCGGAGGGTCGGGTGCTGATGGTGCCGCCGGCGCCGGAGGCGTGGCGGTTGATCCCGTCCTGGCAGTGGCTGCGTGCCGGTGTCGAGGGCCGTCGTTCGCGGGTGGTCCTGACCGCGGCAACCCGGGCCAAGGCGCTGGAGCGGACCCTTGAGCTGACCGACTCGGCCGAGATCGAGGCCCGGCTGCGGTCGCTCCCGGGTGTCGGCGTGTGGACGGCGGCCGAGGTTCGCCAGCGGGCGCACGGGGACGCCGATGCCTTCTCGTTCGCGGACTATCACGTGTCGCGCGATGTCTCGTACGCGCTGATCGGTGAGGAGCTCGACGACGACGGCTGCGCCGAGTTGATCGAGCCGTATCGCGGTCATCGCTATCGCGTCCAGCGCCTGCTCGAGCTCGCCGGAATCCGTCATCCCCGCTACGGCCCGCGCAAGTCGTTGCCGACCCACACCCCGGGCGCCACACATCGCCTGCGCTAGCCCCGGGCACTAGGTTCCCATCATGACGATCGACGGGGACGGCCTGTACCTGGTGGCAGGCCTGGCGCTGCTGCTCGGCGCCGTCCTGCCGCGTCTGCTCCGCCGGTACGCCGTCTCCGCGCCGATCGGCTTCCTCGGTGCCGGTGTGCTCCTGGGTCTCGCCGTCGACCAGTCCCATCTCAGTCCGATCGTCGAGCCCGGCATCACCAAGCACCTCGCCGAGCTGACGATCCTGGTCGCGTTGATGGGCGTCGGCCTGGCGATCGACCGCCCGATCGGGTGGCACCGGTGGAAGGTGACCTGGCGGCTTCTGCTGGTCGCGATGCCCGCGTGTATCGCCGCTGTCGCCGGTGCGGGCTGGCTGCTCGGCCTGGCCCCGGCGACCGCCTTGCTGCTCGGCGCCGTACTCGCGCCGACCGATCCGGTCCTCGCCTCCGACGTGCAGGTACAGGGGCCGTCGACCGGTGCCGACGCCGAGCCTGAGGAGGACGACGAGGTCCGCTTCGCTCTGACTTCGGAGGCCGGCCTCAACGACGGCCTGGCCTTCCCGTTCGTGTACGCGGCGGTGTTCGGTGCCACCAAGGGCGCGGTAGGCCATTGGGCGCTCGAGTGGTTCGCCTGGGATGTGATCGGGCGGACCGTGATCGGTGTGCTCGTCGGCCTTGGCGTCGGCTGGTTGCTCGGCAAGATGGCGTTCTCGGCGCCCTCGCGCACCTTCCGACTGGCCGACTCCCGTGAGCCCGTACTGGCCCTGGCGATGACACTGGGCGTCTACGGGCTCGCCCAGGTGCTGCACGGCTACGGATTCGTCGCCGTGTTCATTGCCGCGCTGACGCTCCGCGCGGCCGAGCGGCAGCACGACTTCCACGAGGACCTGCACGGGTTCGTCGAGCAGCTCGAACACATCCTGACCTGGGGCATCCTGCTGCTCCTCGGCTCGGCGATCACCGCCGGGCTGCTGCGGCCGCTGACCTTCGCCGGTGTCGCGCTGGGGCTCCTGCTCGTGCTGGTCATCCGTCCCCTGACCGCCTGGGTCGCGCTGGCCGGTACGCCGCTGGGTCGCTCCGAACGTTGGGTGACCGCCGCGTTCGGCATCCGCGGCGTCGGATCGGTGTTCTACCTGGCGTACGCCGGCTCGGACTTCGGCACCGACCTACCGTGGCTGTGGGCGACCGTCGGCTTCACCGTCGTACTGAGTGTGATCGTCCACGGCGTCGCGGTGACGCCGCTGATGCGGATGCTCGACGTACGCCGGGATGCCGCTGCCTGAGCGCTCGCGGCGGAGCTCGCCCGGTCCTCGCGACTGAGATCAGCGGTCTCGGATGGTGGGATCACAAGACACAATATGGACCCGATTGGGTAATCTCGGGGGAGCTCATCCAGAGGGACTGAGGGAAACGGCCCGTTGAAGTCCCGGCAACCCTCCCCGTCGAGCCCCCGCCCGGGGCGTCTCACGGTGGAACGGTGCCAAATCCGTCCCGCCGCCGAGATCCGGTGTTCGCGGGGAAGATGAGAGGGGAACCTCACTCATGAGCCTGACCGCCACCCACACGATCCGTGAAGGTGCCTTCGGCAACGGTACGCACCTGAGCTGTCGCGCCTGTGGGGCGAAGTCGCCGCTCGGCCCGTTCTACGCCTGTATGGAGTGCTTCGGTCCGCTCGAGGTCGGGTACGAGTACCCGACGATCACCCGTGAGCAGATCGAGGCCGGACCCAAGAACATCTGGCGCTACCAGCCGCTGCTGCCCGTCCCGGTGGACGTGGCCAGCTACCCGAACACCGAGCCCGGCTACACGCGGCTCATCGATGCTAAGAACCTCGCCCGCGAACTGGGCCTTCGCCAGCTGTGGGTGAAGGACGACTCGGGCAACCCGACGCACTCGTTCAAGGACCGCGTGGTCGCCTCCGCGCTGAGCGCGACCCGCGAGCTGGGCATGAAGGTCTTCGCCTGCCCGTCCACCGGCAACCTGGCCAACGCCGTCGCCGCGGCCGCCGCCCGGGCCGGCATCCGCTCGGTCGTGTTCATCCCGCACGACCTCGAGCGCCCGAAGGTGATCACCACCGCTGTGTACGGCGGGACGCTGGTCGCCGTCGAGGGCAACTACGACGACGTGAACAAGCTGGCCTCCGAGATCGCCGGCGAGGAGGAGGGCTGGGCGTTCGTCAACGTCAACGTCCGCCCGTACTACTCCGAAGGCTCCAAGACCCTGGCCTTCGAGATCGCCGAGCAGCTCGGCTGGCGGCTGCCGCAGCAGATCGTGATCCCGGTCGCGTCCGGCTCGCAGCTGACCAAGATCGACAAGGGCTTCACCGAGCTCGGCAAGCTCGGGCTGGTCGACGCCACCGACTACAAGGTGTACGGCGCGCAGGCGACCGGATGCTCGCCGGTAGCGCAGGCGTTCCGCGACGGCCACGACGTGGTCAAGCCGGTGAAGCCGGACACCATCGCCAAGTCGCTGGCGATCGGTAACCCGGCCGACGGACCGTATGTGCTCGACGTCGCCCGCCGTACCGGCGGAGCGATCGAGGACGTCAGCGACGAGGAAGTCATCGAGGGCATCCAGTTGCTGGCCCGGACCGAGGGCGTCTTCGCCGAGACCGCCGGCGGCGTGACCGTCGCGACGCTGAAGAAGCTGATCGCGACCGGCCGGCTCGACCCCGAGGCCGAGACCGTGATCATCAACTCCGGCGACGGGCTGAAGACGCTCGACGCCGTGGCCGACCGGGTCGGCCCCAAGGTGACCATCCCCGCGTCGTACGACGCCTTCGTGAAGGCAGGCCTGCAGTGAGTGTGAGCGTTCGGGTTCCGACCATCCTGCGTCCGTACACCCAGGGCGTGTCCGAGGTGTCCGCGGAAGGCTCGACGCTGACCGAGGTGCTCGACTCGCTGGACGCGTCGTACCCCGGGATCAAGGGCCGCGTCCTGGACGACGCGGGCGAGCTGCGCCGGTTCGTGAACGTGTACGTCGACGATGACGACGTACGCTTCGCCGACGGCCTGCAGACCGCCATCAAGGACGGCGGCCAGGTCTCGATCATCCCGGCGGTCGCGGGCGGCTGATCCGGTGGAGCGGATGCGCTCGAAGGCAGCCGCGTTGGTGGAGCTCGGCGCGACCCAGGTCCGCGAGGACTTCTACGGCTCCGAACTCGGTCACATCGTCATGCTCGATCCCGAAGGCAACGAATTCTGCGTCGGCTGACTAGGCTGCTCGGATGCGTGCTGTCGTGGTTGAGGAGTACGGCGTTGTGCCCGTCGTACGGGATGTTCCGGAGCCGTCGCCTGCGGCCGGCGCGGTCGCACTTCGCGTCGAAGCCACCGGCTTGTGCCGGAGCGACTGGCACGGGTGGATGGGTCATGATGCGGACATCGTGCTGCCGCATGTGCCAGGGCATGAGCTGGCCGGGACGATCGCCGCTGTCGGCGCCGGCGTGACGGGCTGGGAGGTCGGTGATCGGGTTACGACGCCGTTCATCTGTGCGTGTGGTGCGTGCGAGCAGTGCTTGGAGGACAACCAGCAGGTCTGCGTTCGGCAGGAGCAGCCGGGGTTCACCTACTGGGGTTCGTTCGCGGAGTACGTCGCTGTGCCGTACGCCGCGGTCAACTTGGTCCGGCTACCTGACGACATGGACTTCGCCACCGCAGCCGGCTTGGGTTGCCGCTTCGCGACGTCCTTTCGCGCCGTCCACCAGGTCGGCAAGGTGGGGGCCGGCGAACGCGTAGCCGTCTTCGGGTGCGGCGGGGTCGGCCTATCGGCGGTGATGATCGCCAGCGCGCTGGGCGCCGAGGTCATCGCGATCGACACCAACCCCGAAGCCCTGAAGCTGGCCACGCAGTACGGCGCCTCGCATGCTTTCGAGGCCACGCCGTCCGGAGCCTCGCATGGCTTTGGGGCCACATCGTCGGTCGTCGAGCAGGTTCGCGCGTTGGGTGGAGCGCATGTCACGGTCGACGCCCTCGGCTCGAACGAGCTCGTCCAGCAGGCCCTGTCGTCCCTCCGCCCTCGCGGCCGCCATGTCCAGGTTGGTCTCCTCCCGTCCGGTGTGAACCTCGACGTGTCTCGCCTCATCGGCCAGGAGCTCACCTGGCTGGGCAGCCACGGCATGCCCGCCCATGCGTACCCCGAGATGCTCACATTAGTTGCTTCGGGCAACCTCAATCCAGCCGACCTCATCACTCGCACCATCCCTCTCACCGACGCGCCAGCCGCTCTGGCAGCTCTCTCTAAAAGTACACCGGCCGGCGTCACCGTCATCGTTCCTCAGGAAATCTGTGGATAACTGGATCGCCTTGAAATAAAGGGGTTCTGAGGTTGGGAACTGTCGGTGGGGGTGTCTAGAGTTGGTGCATGGAGAAGTTGGGCGAGCGGCCGGTGTGGTCGATGAGTGGCGGCGAGATGCTGTCCACTCTCGACCGGCTGGACGTTGTGCTTGCCCGGCTGGAGACGTTCCGGCTTCAGGTGATCGCCGGCCTGGACGGGATCGGCCATGCCCGGGAGATCGGCGCGCACGACACGTCTCAGCTGCTTGAGTTCCGCTACCGACTCGACCGGAACCGAGCGCGCCGCGACGTGCGTCTGGCCAGAACACTCGAGAAGTACCACGCGGTATCGGCCGCCCTCCCGGTCACAGATCGCCCTGCAGAGCTCGGTGGCGAGCCCGCTGGCGAAGTGTTCCTGCGCCCGGCGCAGGCAGAGGCCATCGTGTCAGCGCTCGAACAGGTGCCGACCACGGTGCCGGTCGAGGACCTCGCGGTGGCCGAGCAGGAGTTGGTCGGTCTCGCGCGCCACCTGTCACCGATCGAGCTGCGCCGCGCCGGTCGTCGTGTTCGTAACGTCCTGGACACCGACGGCCCCGAGCCCGAAGAACGCAAGGCCTACGACCGCGAGGCTCTGACCCTCACCAACGCCGACCGCGGCGTGAAGTTCCGCGGCTACCTCGCGAACGAGAACGCCGAACTACTCCGCGCCCTGATCCACGCCGGCGCCCGCCCCCACAAAACCATCGACGGAGCCCCCGACCCCCGCCCCCGCGAAAAACGCCAAGCCGACGCCCTGACCACCGCCCTGACAACCGCTGCCACCACTTGGGACGTCGGCGGCGTGGGCGCAGCGCGGACGCCAGGTACCACGGTGAACGCGGGCGAAACGGCGATGGAGGATCGTGCTTCGGAGGCCAGTCTCAGCGTTCCCGCCGAGGCGAACAGTGCTCCGGCCGGTCGCCGAACGTCCGGGCACGTCCCCGGATTCGGCGCCAAGGCGAATATCACCGTGACGATCGACCTGGAGGGCCTCAGATCGGCGGCCGCGGACGCCATGGGGGACACCGTCTACGGTGACGGCCTGTCCGCCGCCGCGATCCGCCGTCTCGCTTGCGACGCCAAGATCATCCCGCTCGTCCTGGGCTCCAACTCCGAGCCTCTCGACGTCGGCCGCTCCGAACGCCTCGTCACCCGCGCCATGCGCCGCGCTCTCAACACCCGCGACAGGGGCTGCGTGGTCTGCGGCGCTCCACCCATCCAGTGCGATGCCCACCATCTGGTGTCCTGGATCGACGGCGGCGAGACCAAGATCTCCAACCTCGCGCTACTGTGCCGCCGGCACCACATCGACCTGCACGACGGCGACTGGACCATCACCATCGCGTGCGGCAAAGTCCACGTAGCCCGCCCGTCCTGGGCCGATCCACCACCCCAACCCCGTGCCGACCCACCACCCCAACCCTGGGTCGATCCACCGCGCCAACCTCGGGCCGATCCACCCGCCCAAACCTGGGCCGATCCACCGCGACAACCTCGGGCCGATCCTCCGCCCCGGCCCAGCATCGCCCCAGATGCGCCCCTGACCCCGGGCGAAGCAGCAACCCTGGCCATCTGGGGAGAGCTGCCGGCGAGACCCCAGCCCGCCGGCGAGAACGCTCCTGTGTCCGATCCGTGGGGCGAATCAGACACGACCAAGCCGCAGCCCACCCAGGGATCCGGTTCGGCGGGCTCGGTCAGGAGATGATGCCGTGCGCGACGTTCCAGTTCTTGGCCTTGCTGTAGGCCTGGATGATCGACCAGATGTACACCGCCGGCAGCAGGATGAACCCGATCACGATGAACACCGACAACCACGCGAGTCCGGTCAGGACCATCATCAGGATCCCGAGCCCGATATCCCCGTTCATCAACTGCCCGACGCCCGGCACGAGGAAGCTCAGCACGGCTGCCACGCCTGGATTCTTCGGCTTGATCATCGGCGCCCGCTGCATCGGCGGGTAAGGCATCGCCTGCTGGTTCTGCGGCTGCCACGGCTGCAACTGCCCAGACTGAGCCTGTCCGTACTGCGACTGGGGCTGGCCGTACTGCTGGGGCTGGCCGTACTGCTGGGGCTGGCCGTACTGCTGAGGCTGCCCGTTCTGAGGCTGCCCGTTGAGAGGCTGCCCGTTCTGGGGCTGGCCGTACTGCTGGAACTGGCCAGGCTGCTGCGGCGGCCCGTACGGCTCGGGCTGCCCATTCGGCTGCGGCAGCGGTGGCTGATCCACCGGCCCGGGATTCGGCCCCGGAACGTACGGCGGTGGTTGGTGCGGGTCGTTGTCGGTCATGCGAGGTCCCCCCTCGGTACGGTCTAGATCCGTACAGAGCGTGCTCGCCGACCCCTGATACACACCGTGACGAATGAACAACTTCCCCCGCCCAAGATCAGCCGAGGCGCTCCGCGTGCGAGGCCAGATTCGCTGATATTCCAAGCGTTTGAGCACAATAGGCGCACCTTTTGGTGCCGGTCGCAACCGCCACCACTCCCACGATGGGCAACCCGCCCCACCCGCCGACGATCGCGTTAGGTAGTCGCCGCGGCCGGGTCTGCCCGATCCGCTACGCCCGGTCGCCCGTCGTACCGCGGGTGGCGCGACGAAGGAAGTTCCTAGCAAGCGGACGGCCTGCAGCTCCGGGCCTACAGGCGGATGAGGTAGACCGTGGGTGGGCGGCCGGTTCGGCCGTGTTGTTGGGTGCCGGTGGGGGCGGCTAGGCCGGCTCGTTCCAGGCGTTTGAGGACTCGGCGGGCAGTGCGGAGTTGGACGGCCAGGTGGTCGGCTACGTCTTGGGTGGTGAGGCCGTCGGGGAGGGTGGCGGTGAGTTCGCGCATCCGGGCGAGGGTTTGGGTGTTGAGGCCTACCCGGCGGGCCAGCAGCGGGAGGCTTTCGGTGCCGCGGGCGGTGGTGGGTTGTTCGCCGGTGGGTTCGATGACGATCTCGACGTCGTCGGACATGGAGACGACGCCGGCGACTGATCCGATCGATGCCGCGCGGCCGACGGCTCTGCGGGCGAGGGCTTCGGCTTCTGCCGCGGTACGGCCGACTCCGAAGCCGACGTACGCCGTGCTGTGTCGCGCGGCGAGGTGGTCGAGCAGAGGCATCCGGGAGAACTGTTCGGTCGCCTGCTCGAGCAATCCGCGCGTGGTGACGACCAGAATCCGGCCGTCGGGCAGGGCGGCGAGGCTGCCGCCGAGCGTGATGAGGTCGGCCGCGAGCGCGTCGTCCGGCTCGGGGAGGTCGATCACGCCGAGCGCGACCTGCGCGTCGCCGGAGTGCTGGCCGGTGGTGGTGAGGATCAGCGCCTGCAGCGTGGAGCGGATCGAGTACCGCGACGGTGCGAGGCGGACCGACGGCATCTCGTTCTCGATCAGGTGGAACGCCGAACCCAGGCAGCTGATCGCGACCTTCGTGTCGTGCTTCTCGCGCGCGGTGCGGTGGAATTCGACGATGTCGTCCGACGTCAGCCCGGGCCGGTACGGCAGCACGTGGATGTGTTCGGTCGGCAGCTTGGCCTCGATCAGGGTCTCGATGACCTCGGACCGCCGCAGCGTGTCGATCGAGAACTGTGTGACGTTGTGCCCGAGCCGCAGCAGCTCGACGAGCGCGCGCAGCAGGGTCGCGCCGTCGTACGAGACGTACATCGCAGGCCGGTCGATCACTCCGGCCTCGGTGGCGATCGTGTAGGGGACGACGCCGGTGAACAGGAACGCGTCGACGTCGGAGTGCGCCTGCTCGACCAGCTCGACCGCCTCGGTCTCGTGCCGGTAGGCCAGCGGGAGGAGGGTGGTTCCGCTCGGTGCGCCGACCGCGGTCACGCGCTGGACCAGATCTTCTGGTCCGACGACGCCGACCGAGAGCGTCATCAGGTCACCGGCCCCGAAGCTGAGTTGATCCTCACGGCATCCTCCGACGACTTCTGGTCTGGCCCTCAACTCGCAGAATAGCGCAGCAGAGTCCCGGACTCTTGACGTTCAGGTCTAGCTCTCCTAGTTTCGGTCAAGACCACAATTGCCGCCACCCCTTGAGGCGGACCGCGACGGCGGCGGTGTGGTGGAGCGTAGGAGGGAGCGCGCCACCCCACTGCCCGTGCTACTGCTGGAGCTCCTCGAGGCAGCGGATCACCAGGTCGCGTTCGCTCGGCGGCAGGTCCGGACCGTAGGGATCGTGCGCGGCCTCGGCCGGC from Kribbella sp. NBC_00709 carries:
- a CDS encoding DUF3263 domain-containing protein — translated: MDSANASSSGPAEAAPPAIAGLSERDGQILAFERHWWKYAGAKEQAIRDQFQMSATRYYQVLNALIDRPEALAHDPLLVKRLRRLRAARQRARSARRLGIEV
- a CDS encoding LytR C-terminal domain-containing protein encodes the protein MLSSLVAVAAVVAIVAGLLVLFGTRGHDSKADEPSGAAAKPSSKPSTKPSSGPSTIAASIPRPSESTTPPKVTPSTAPSSQPPSTAPTEPPSSAPTEPPQTTQPVTIPVEERPAIEVYNNTPRKGLADEVAGRARQAGWTVAGSPDNWHGKVAESTVYYPPGMLDAANQLAHDIGVGRSKGALDNMKKDRLTVILTSDYTG
- the otsB gene encoding trehalose-phosphatase, coding for MSTPVIQTDAGRAGWEAIVADPATAVISSDFDGVLSPLVEDPARARPVEGALDALARLARSVGQVAIVTGRPALVATELSGVTAHPGLGGLVVLGHYGLERWDAETGKVTTAPVPEGVATARGRLPGLLSEAGLPDAFVEDKESSLAVHTRRLDDPAGAFELLRGPMTALAEETELRLEPGNLVLELRPPGIDKGVAIRSLIESAGALSILYAGDDLGDLAAFRAIDAQRAGGLNAVLLATRSSNATELIDAADVVVDDPSGVVTVLTALSDAIAAH
- a CDS encoding DNA-3-methyladenine glycosylase family protein is translated as MSSVVRVWRAGRVVDPHSVIGGLRKGPGDPAYVFDAARRTVWRATRTPDGPVLLRVAPCAGGVEAEAWGAGAEWALDGVPELLGDRDSWDGFEPLPEHQALVDAARRFPDVRVPRTRAVFEAMAAAGIEQVVTGKEAFRAWRVLLREYGEPAPGPTGPEGRVLMVPPAPEAWRLIPSWQWLRAGVEGRRSRVVLTAATRAKALERTLELTDSAEIEARLRSLPGVGVWTAAEVRQRAHGDADAFSFADYHVSRDVSYALIGEELDDDGCAELIEPYRGHRYRVQRLLELAGIRHPRYGPRKSLPTHTPGATHRLR
- a CDS encoding cation:proton antiporter → MTIDGDGLYLVAGLALLLGAVLPRLLRRYAVSAPIGFLGAGVLLGLAVDQSHLSPIVEPGITKHLAELTILVALMGVGLAIDRPIGWHRWKVTWRLLLVAMPACIAAVAGAGWLLGLAPATALLLGAVLAPTDPVLASDVQVQGPSTGADAEPEEDDEVRFALTSEAGLNDGLAFPFVYAAVFGATKGAVGHWALEWFAWDVIGRTVIGVLVGLGVGWLLGKMAFSAPSRTFRLADSREPVLALAMTLGVYGLAQVLHGYGFVAVFIAALTLRAAERQHDFHEDLHGFVEQLEHILTWGILLLLGSAITAGLLRPLTFAGVALGLLLVLVIRPLTAWVALAGTPLGRSERWVTAAFGIRGVGSVFYLAYAGSDFGTDLPWLWATVGFTVVLSVIVHGVAVTPLMRMLDVRRDAAA
- the thrC gene encoding threonine synthase; translated protein: MSLTATHTIREGAFGNGTHLSCRACGAKSPLGPFYACMECFGPLEVGYEYPTITREQIEAGPKNIWRYQPLLPVPVDVASYPNTEPGYTRLIDAKNLARELGLRQLWVKDDSGNPTHSFKDRVVASALSATRELGMKVFACPSTGNLANAVAAAAARAGIRSVVFIPHDLERPKVITTAVYGGTLVAVEGNYDDVNKLASEIAGEEEGWAFVNVNVRPYYSEGSKTLAFEIAEQLGWRLPQQIVIPVASGSQLTKIDKGFTELGKLGLVDATDYKVYGAQATGCSPVAQAFRDGHDVVKPVKPDTIAKSLAIGNPADGPYVLDVARRTGGAIEDVSDEEVIEGIQLLARTEGVFAETAGGVTVATLKKLIATGRLDPEAETVIINSGDGLKTLDAVADRVGPKVTIPASYDAFVKAGLQ
- a CDS encoding ubiquitin-like small modifier protein 1 — protein: MSVSVRVPTILRPYTQGVSEVSAEGSTLTEVLDSLDASYPGIKGRVLDDAGELRRFVNVYVDDDDVRFADGLQTAIKDGGQVSIIPAVAGG
- a CDS encoding VOC family protein translates to MRSKAAALVELGATQVREDFYGSELGHIVMLDPEGNEFCVG
- a CDS encoding zinc-dependent alcohol dehydrogenase family protein gives rise to the protein MRAVVVEEYGVVPVVRDVPEPSPAAGAVALRVEATGLCRSDWHGWMGHDADIVLPHVPGHELAGTIAAVGAGVTGWEVGDRVTTPFICACGACEQCLEDNQQVCVRQEQPGFTYWGSFAEYVAVPYAAVNLVRLPDDMDFATAAGLGCRFATSFRAVHQVGKVGAGERVAVFGCGGVGLSAVMIASALGAEVIAIDTNPEALKLATQYGASHAFEATPSGASHGFGATSSVVEQVRALGGAHVTVDALGSNELVQQALSSLRPRGRHVQVGLLPSGVNLDVSRLIGQELTWLGSHGMPAHAYPEMLTLVASGNLNPADLITRTIPLTDAPAALAALSKSTPAGVTVIVPQEICG
- a CDS encoding HNH endonuclease signature motif containing protein, which produces MEKLGERPVWSMSGGEMLSTLDRLDVVLARLETFRLQVIAGLDGIGHAREIGAHDTSQLLEFRYRLDRNRARRDVRLARTLEKYHAVSAALPVTDRPAELGGEPAGEVFLRPAQAEAIVSALEQVPTTVPVEDLAVAEQELVGLARHLSPIELRRAGRRVRNVLDTDGPEPEERKAYDREALTLTNADRGVKFRGYLANENAELLRALIHAGARPHKTIDGAPDPRPREKRQADALTTALTTAATTWDVGGVGAARTPGTTVNAGETAMEDRASEASLSVPAEANSAPAGRRTSGHVPGFGAKANITVTIDLEGLRSAAADAMGDTVYGDGLSAAAIRRLACDAKIIPLVLGSNSEPLDVGRSERLVTRAMRRALNTRDRGCVVCGAPPIQCDAHHLVSWIDGGETKISNLALLCRRHHIDLHDGDWTITIACGKVHVARPSWADPPPQPRADPPPQPWVDPPRQPRADPPAQTWADPPRQPRADPPPRPSIAPDAPLTPGEAATLAIWGELPARPQPAGENAPVSDPWGESDTTKPQPTQGSGSAGSVRR